A single region of the Polymorphum gilvum SL003B-26A1 genome encodes:
- a CDS encoding ABC-F family ATP-binding cassette domain-containing protein: MAPPLLILRDIHLTFGATPLLTGADLTVSEGDRLCLVGRNGSGKSTLLKIAAGMVEPDRGERFVQPGKTIRYLPQEPDLSSFATTLDYVNDGLAPGDDPYRGQYLLDVLGLTGREAPETLSGGEARRAALARTLAPEPDILLLDEPTNHLDLPAIEWLEDELRGLRSAIVLISHDRRFLEILSRATVWIDRGTSRRLDKGFAHFEAWRDEVFEQEERDQQKLAQKIKMEEHWMRYGVTARRKRNMRRVRELAALREQKRAHRGPQGSAKMAATEGETSGKLVIEAKDIAMAYDGRPVVSGFSTRIQRGERIGLIGPNGAGKTTLLKMLIGELAPDTGSVRLGANLQMVTLDQKREKLNPDDTLASVLTGGRGDTVVLGAETKHVMSYMKDFLFAPEQARTPVGVLSGGERARLMLARALATPSNLMVLDEPTNDLDLETLDLLEDLLGDYDGTALVVSHDRDFLDRVATSVIVSEGGGRWTEYAGGYSDMLAQRGEGVTARKVDRQAASKPAKNVAAPAARPPAKAKLSFTQQHLLKTLPETIEKLDAQLEKLQADMADPDLYSRNPDRFARLSAEITKLTEEKDAAEEQWLELEMLKEEAEG; this comes from the coding sequence ATGGCCCCACCGCTCCTGATCCTGCGCGACATTCACCTGACCTTCGGCGCGACGCCGCTGCTGACTGGCGCCGACCTCACCGTCTCCGAGGGCGACCGCCTGTGCCTGGTCGGGCGCAACGGCTCGGGCAAGTCGACGCTGCTCAAGATAGCCGCCGGCATGGTCGAGCCGGACCGGGGCGAGCGCTTCGTGCAGCCGGGCAAGACCATCCGCTACCTGCCGCAGGAACCTGACCTGTCGAGTTTCGCGACGACGCTCGACTATGTCAACGACGGCCTGGCGCCGGGCGACGACCCCTATCGCGGCCAGTACCTGCTCGACGTGCTCGGCCTGACCGGCAGGGAGGCGCCTGAAACCCTGTCCGGCGGCGAGGCGCGCCGGGCTGCGCTGGCGCGCACGCTGGCGCCCGAGCCGGACATCCTGCTGCTCGACGAACCGACCAACCACCTCGACCTGCCGGCGATCGAATGGCTGGAAGACGAACTCAGGGGACTGAGGTCGGCGATCGTGCTGATCTCGCACGACCGACGCTTCCTGGAGATCCTGTCGCGCGCCACGGTGTGGATCGACCGCGGCACGTCGCGGCGCCTGGACAAGGGTTTCGCCCATTTCGAGGCCTGGCGCGACGAGGTGTTCGAGCAGGAGGAGCGCGACCAGCAGAAGCTCGCCCAGAAGATCAAGATGGAAGAGCACTGGATGCGCTACGGCGTCACCGCCCGGCGCAAGCGCAATATGCGCCGGGTGCGCGAACTGGCGGCGCTGCGCGAACAGAAACGCGCCCACCGCGGCCCCCAGGGCAGCGCGAAGATGGCGGCGACAGAGGGCGAGACCTCCGGCAAGCTGGTCATCGAGGCCAAGGACATCGCCATGGCCTACGACGGCCGGCCGGTCGTGTCCGGCTTCTCGACCCGCATCCAGCGCGGCGAGCGCATCGGCCTGATCGGCCCCAACGGCGCGGGCAAGACGACGCTGCTGAAGATGCTGATCGGCGAACTCGCCCCCGACACGGGCAGCGTCCGGCTCGGCGCCAACCTGCAGATGGTCACCCTCGACCAGAAGCGCGAGAAGCTCAATCCCGACGACACGCTGGCCAGCGTGCTGACCGGCGGGCGCGGCGACACGGTGGTGCTCGGCGCCGAGACCAAGCACGTCATGTCCTACATGAAGGACTTCCTGTTCGCGCCCGAACAGGCGCGCACGCCGGTCGGCGTGCTGTCGGGCGGCGAGCGGGCGCGGCTGATGCTCGCCCGCGCGCTCGCCACGCCGTCGAACCTGATGGTGCTCGACGAGCCGACCAACGACCTCGACCTGGAGACCCTCGACCTTCTCGAGGACCTGCTCGGCGACTACGACGGCACGGCGCTGGTCGTGTCCCACGACCGCGATTTCCTCGATCGCGTCGCGACCTCGGTGATCGTGTCGGAAGGCGGCGGCCGGTGGACGGAATACGCCGGCGGCTATTCCGACATGCTCGCCCAGCGCGGCGAGGGCGTCACTGCCCGCAAGGTGGACAGGCAGGCCGCTTCGAAACCCGCGAAGAATGTCGCGGCGCCCGCCGCCAGACCGCCAGCGAAAGCCAAGCTGTCGTTCACCCAGCAGCATCTGCTGAAGACCCTGCCCGAAACCATCGAGAAGCTGGACGCACAGCTGGAAAAGCTGCAGGCCGACATGGCCGATCCCGATCTCTATTCCAGGAACCCGGATAGGTTCGCGAGGCTCTCCGCCGAGATCACCAAGCTGACGGAAGAGAAGGACGCGGCCGAGGAGCAGTGGCTGGAACTGGAGATGTTGAAGGAAGAAGCGGAAGGGTGA
- a CDS encoding GntR family transcriptional regulator, translating into MSAPAPSLHTVFPIESGRKSAQIYSCLKRKIVLGLLSGDSIVTEQALAQDHGCSQGTVREALLRLEQDGLVCRNGYQGTYVTRTTDDEAELLVRLRVDLECAGIARACGRLDPDSRDFLTRSIVEYHRFRDSGDVFMLTEIDRVFHLRVFDLAGLPNLEPLLARVLLQLHRYTISRTRGHILWKDMQTDPHAEIIRGLESGDPELCRQLVTDHIAGNILLFAPLIHQRVFGRNAG; encoded by the coding sequence ATGAGTGCCCCCGCCCCGAGCCTGCACACCGTCTTTCCGATCGAGAGCGGACGCAAGTCGGCCCAGATCTATTCTTGCCTCAAGCGGAAGATCGTTCTCGGTCTGCTCTCCGGCGACAGCATTGTCACCGAACAGGCGCTGGCCCAGGACCACGGCTGTTCCCAGGGCACGGTTCGCGAGGCGCTGCTGCGTCTGGAGCAGGACGGACTGGTCTGCCGCAACGGCTATCAGGGCACCTATGTGACGCGAACGACGGACGACGAGGCCGAACTGCTGGTCCGTCTGCGCGTCGATCTGGAATGCGCCGGAATCGCGCGGGCCTGCGGACGTCTCGACCCCGACTCCCGCGATTTCCTCACCCGCTCAATCGTCGAGTACCACAGGTTCCGCGACAGCGGCGACGTGTTCATGCTCACCGAGATCGATCGTGTGTTCCATCTGCGCGTGTTCGATCTCGCCGGCCTGCCCAACCTGGAGCCGCTGCTGGCGCGGGTGCTGCTGCAATTGCACCGCTACACGATCTCCAGGACCAGGGGACATATCCTCTGGAAGGACATGCAGACCGACCCTCATGCCGAGATCATCCGCGGTCTGGAGAGCGGCGATCCGGAGCTCTGTCGGCAACTTGTCACCGACCACATCGCGGGGAACATCCTGCTGTTCGCCCCGCTTATCCACCAGAGGGTGTTCGGCCGGAACGCCGGATGA
- a CDS encoding dipeptidase translates to MTDPSAPLVPVFDGHNDTLLRLEMRAGTARERSFFALADHDHIDLPRARAGGFAGGLFAMFVPSVRDLDFSRTLGPDDPRAFAGISQAEALDYTLRLMARALRIEAASAGEVRIARSSADIRACMAAGQLAMVLHIEGAEAIDPNFAALDILHAAGLRSIGPVWSRKNIFADGVPMAFPSSPDTGGGLTDLGRELIRRCDAMGILIDLSHITERGFWDVAEISDRPLIASHSNAHALCPSARNLTDRQLDAIAERGGLVGLNFHVAFLREDGRHSTDTPLETIVRHADHLIARMGEDHVGFGSDFDGCLVPGALKDVSGLPTLIDAFRRADYGEPLIRKIASENWLRVMERSRL, encoded by the coding sequence ATGACCGACCCATCCGCTCCCCTCGTGCCCGTATTCGACGGTCACAACGACACCCTGCTCAGGCTCGAGATGCGCGCCGGTACGGCCAGGGAGCGGTCGTTCTTCGCGCTTGCCGATCACGATCACATCGACCTGCCACGGGCGCGTGCCGGCGGCTTCGCCGGCGGCCTGTTCGCGATGTTCGTGCCGTCTGTCCGCGACCTGGACTTCTCCCGCACGCTCGGTCCCGACGACCCGCGTGCCTTCGCCGGAATCTCCCAGGCTGAGGCGCTCGACTACACGCTGCGGCTGATGGCGCGCGCTCTGCGCATCGAGGCTGCCTCCGCAGGCGAGGTCCGGATCGCCCGCTCGTCCGCCGATATCCGCGCCTGCATGGCTGCGGGGCAACTCGCGATGGTGCTGCACATCGAGGGCGCGGAGGCGATCGACCCGAACTTCGCGGCCCTCGATATCCTCCATGCCGCGGGGCTGCGGTCGATCGGTCCGGTCTGGAGCCGGAAGAACATCTTCGCCGACGGCGTGCCGATGGCGTTTCCGTCGTCGCCGGACACGGGCGGTGGATTGACCGACCTCGGGCGGGAGCTGATCCGGCGCTGCGATGCCATGGGAATCCTGATCGACCTGTCACACATCACCGAGCGCGGATTTTGGGATGTGGCGGAGATATCCGACAGGCCGCTGATCGCGTCCCATTCGAACGCGCATGCCTTATGCCCCAGTGCGCGCAATCTCACCGACCGGCAGCTTGACGCGATCGCGGAGCGCGGCGGGCTGGTCGGGCTCAACTTCCATGTCGCCTTCCTGCGCGAGGACGGCCGGCACAGCACCGACACGCCGCTGGAGACCATCGTGCGCCATGCCGACCACCTGATTGCGCGGATGGGCGAGGATCACGTCGGCTTCGGGTCGGATTTCGACGGCTGTCTCGTCCCAGGGGCGCTGAAGGACGTGTCCGGCCTGCCGACCCTGATCGACGCGTTCCGGCGTGCCGACTACGGCGAACCGCTCATCCGTAAAATTGCCAGTGAAAACTGGCTGAGGGTCATGGAGCGGAGTAGACTTTAG
- a CDS encoding L,D-transpeptidase, with amino-acid sequence MAAPTDTTMHFSALPISRRALLGGAGATLALTLAGCNTVGLHDQPPLPDERFDYDLAYAARKDGDFDIPAINYKAFDRRYWRQVVDYENREIPGTIVVDPQNKFLYWILSRRKALRYGIGVGKAGFAWSGDAVIRMKQEWPVWRPPKEMIARRPELARYGDDGMEGGPKNPLGARALYLWQGNVDTLYRIHGTNEPSSIGKNVSSGCIRMWHQDVIDLYARVPMNTKVIVLGGDGTTPA; translated from the coding sequence ATGGCCGCGCCGACTGATACGACCATGCATTTTTCAGCACTCCCCATCTCCCGCCGCGCGCTTCTGGGCGGCGCGGGAGCGACGCTGGCTCTCACGCTGGCGGGCTGCAACACGGTCGGCCTGCACGACCAGCCGCCACTGCCGGACGAGCGCTTCGACTATGACCTTGCCTATGCGGCGCGCAAGGACGGCGACTTCGACATCCCGGCCATCAACTACAAGGCGTTCGACCGTCGTTACTGGCGTCAGGTGGTCGACTACGAGAACCGGGAAATACCGGGCACCATCGTCGTCGACCCGCAGAACAAGTTCCTCTACTGGATCCTGTCCCGCCGCAAGGCCCTGCGCTACGGCATCGGCGTCGGCAAGGCGGGCTTCGCCTGGTCGGGCGACGCGGTCATCCGCATGAAGCAGGAGTGGCCGGTCTGGCGGCCTCCCAAAGAGATGATCGCGCGCCGGCCGGAGCTGGCCAGATACGGCGACGACGGCATGGAAGGCGGGCCGAAGAACCCGCTCGGCGCCCGGGCGCTCTATCTGTGGCAGGGCAACGTCGACACGCTCTACCGGATCCACGGCACCAACGAGCCGTCGAGCATCGGCAAGAACGTCTCCAGCGGCTGCATCCGCATGTGGCACCAGGACGTGATCGATCTCTACGCACGCGTTCCGATGAACACCAAGGTGATCGTGCTCGGCGGCGACGGAACCACGCCGGCCTGA
- the trhA gene encoding PAQR family membrane homeostasis protein TrhA, with product MRDQTSAERIADGAVHVIGIGLGLAATIALMILLFPNPEAGRVASVMIYAACLMLMLVCSALYNVLAKNNHDSIFRRLDHAAIFLMIAGTYTPFATMVIGGWPGGVVLTVVWIGALIGATLKLIRLKRFDKLTVPLCLALGWVIVFAYKPLITNASNLGFWLLIAGGLLYSVGTMFYAWKSLPFQNAIWHGFVLAAAICHFGAIVTDVALPPLGGA from the coding sequence ATGAGAGACCAGACATCAGCCGAGCGGATCGCAGACGGCGCCGTGCATGTGATCGGCATAGGCCTTGGCCTTGCGGCGACGATTGCCCTGATGATCCTGCTGTTTCCGAACCCGGAGGCCGGCCGCGTGGCGAGCGTGATGATCTATGCCGCCTGCCTGATGCTGATGCTGGTCTGCTCGGCGCTCTACAACGTGCTGGCCAAGAACAACCATGACAGCATCTTCCGCCGGCTGGACCATGCCGCGATCTTTCTCATGATCGCCGGCACCTACACCCCGTTCGCGACGATGGTGATCGGCGGCTGGCCGGGCGGCGTCGTCCTGACGGTGGTCTGGATCGGAGCCCTGATCGGGGCGACGCTGAAGCTGATCCGGCTCAAGCGCTTCGACAAGCTGACCGTGCCCCTCTGTCTCGCGCTCGGTTGGGTGATCGTGTTCGCCTACAAGCCGCTGATCACCAATGCGTCCAACCTCGGCTTCTGGCTGCTGATCGCCGGCGGCCTGCTCTATTCCGTCGGCACCATGTTCTATGCCTGGAAGTCGCTGCCGTTCCAGAACGCGATCTGGCATGGTTTCGTGCTGGCGGCCGCCATCTGCCATTTCGGCGCGATCGTGACGGACGTCGCGCTTCCGCCGCTCGGCGGCGCGTGA
- a CDS encoding malonyl-CoA decarboxylase, translating to MTTRNTSFFRELLTSIAEQGRQFLDPRRNRESGETPVVDLCEALLSGRGEASGVALAGDVLAGYRMLARAGRAAFFTALLTRFGADIAEVSEVADALRIDPGNLTLLRRLHDVSEPRRQELIRRLNLAPGGTRALVDMRADLLDHLAEHPDLREVDRDFEHLFSSWFNRGFLVMQRIDWSTPAAILEKIIRYEAVHEIRDWDDLRRRIDVQDRRLYAFFHPALVDDPLIFVQVALTRDMPAAIAPILAEQRDQLRVDEAATAVFYSITNCQKGLRGISFGNFLIKQVVEELRRALPGLKTFVTLSPVPGFARWLEGQLASDDSPAAGMLSQEARALLAAPSWPEHADASLREPLTALGAHYLLREKDGRGRPIDPVARFHIGNGARLERVNWRGDLSPNGLAQAHGLMVNYLYDLKYIEKNHEAFAATGAVAASSQVTKLARAIPETRQPVPMDTK from the coding sequence ATGACCACCAGAAACACCAGCTTCTTCCGCGAACTCCTGACCTCGATCGCCGAGCAAGGACGGCAGTTCCTAGACCCGCGCCGCAACCGCGAAAGCGGCGAGACGCCCGTGGTCGACCTGTGCGAGGCGCTCCTGTCCGGCCGCGGCGAGGCGTCGGGCGTGGCGCTCGCCGGCGACGTGCTGGCGGGCTACCGAATGCTCGCCCGTGCCGGACGGGCAGCCTTCTTCACGGCGCTCCTGACCCGCTTCGGGGCGGACATCGCCGAAGTCTCCGAGGTCGCCGATGCTTTGCGCATCGATCCGGGCAACCTGACCTTGCTGCGCCGCCTACACGACGTCTCGGAACCGCGCCGGCAGGAATTGATCCGACGCCTGAACCTGGCTCCCGGCGGCACCAGGGCCCTGGTCGACATGCGTGCCGACCTGCTGGATCATCTCGCAGAGCACCCGGACCTGCGCGAGGTCGACCGGGATTTCGAGCACCTGTTCTCGTCCTGGTTCAACCGGGGCTTCCTGGTCATGCAGCGCATCGACTGGTCGACGCCCGCCGCCATCCTGGAGAAGATCATCCGCTACGAGGCGGTGCACGAGATCCGCGACTGGGACGACCTGCGGCGGCGGATCGACGTCCAGGACCGGCGGCTCTATGCCTTCTTCCACCCGGCACTGGTCGACGATCCGCTGATCTTCGTCCAGGTGGCGCTGACCCGCGACATGCCGGCCGCGATCGCGCCGATTCTGGCGGAACAGCGCGACCAGTTGCGGGTCGACGAGGCCGCGACGGCGGTCTTCTACTCGATCACGAACTGCCAGAAGGGATTGCGGGGGATTTCCTTCGGCAACTTCCTGATCAAGCAGGTGGTCGAGGAACTGCGCCGCGCGCTGCCGGGCCTGAAGACATTCGTGACCCTGTCGCCGGTTCCCGGCTTCGCACGCTGGCTCGAAGGCCAGCTTGCCTCGGACGACAGCCCCGCGGCCGGGATGCTGTCGCAGGAAGCGCGGGCGCTGCTGGCCGCCCCATCGTGGCCGGAGCACGCGGACGCTTCATTGCGCGAGCCCCTGACCGCGCTCGGCGCCCATTACCTGCTGCGCGAGAAGGACGGTCGCGGACGGCCGATCGATCCGGTGGCGCGCTTCCACATCGGCAACGGCGCCCGGCTGGAACGCGTCAACTGGCGCGGCGATCTGTCCCCGAACGGGCTTGCCCAGGCGCATGGCCTGATGGTCAACTATCTTTATGATCTGAAGTACATCGAGAAGAATCACGAGGCCTTCGCGGCCACGGGTGCGGTTGCGGCAAGCTCCCAGGTGACGAAGCTGGCGCGCGCCATACCCGAGACGAGACAACCGGTGCCGATGGACACGAAATGA